TCGGCCACCATCTCGGGCAGCAGCAGGCTTTCCATGTCGATGCGCGCGTACTGGGTGCGCGCCTGCTCCTCTTCCGGGGCCTGTACCAGACCGGCGAACTCGTCCAGCTGGCTGTAGCCACGCGGGCGCTGCTGCAGGGCGGCGATCGGGTCGAGGTCGAGGAAGGCGTCGTCGGGGATGATGCTGCCGGCGTGCTGCACCTGGCCGATGCTGTCCTCGAACTGCGCCGGGTCCTGCAGCACGCGGGCGCGGATCTCCAGTTCGCCGAGGCAGTAGACGTTGCCGTGCTCGATGCGCTGCGGCTCGCCCTTGGGCAGGCGGGCGCCGCTGTCCTTGAGGGTCACGCCGTTGCTGCTGGTGTCGGTCAGGTAGAAGTGCCCGTCGACGTAGCTGACCTGGGCGTGGCGCCCGGAGAGGATGCGCTTGCTGTCCGGGATGGCCCAGTCGCAGTCCTCGCCGCGACCGATCACGCCGCCGGCCTTCTTGAAGCTCTTGCTGGTCAGCAGGCCCGGGGCATATTGCTGGGCGCTGACGATGTCGAATACCAGTTCCATGGTAGGGGCTCCTTGGGGTCAGTCGTCGCGCTGCTGCTGCGCGTGCGGGTCGCCCAGCGGGCGGTACTCGTCGTCGCTGGACTTGTAGTTGCCGTTGCAGCCGGCGAGGCCGAGCAGGGCGGCGAGCAGGGTGGCGGTCAGAAGGCGGTGGGACATCGCGGGTTCTCCACGGGCGGTGATTGGGGAAATAAGGTTCAGGCGGTCGCCGGCGATAGCCGGGGGCCGTAGCGGTTGTCTCTGGGTTGCCCCGGCCAGAGCAGCAGCAACGGCCAGATGACGCCTACCAGCACCACCAGGACCCCGCTGGTGCCCATGTCGTGCAGGCGGCGGATGCCCAGGCAGAGGCCTGAGGCGAAGATGTAGAACAGGGCGATTGCGCCCAGAACGTTCATGACGTAGCGATCTGTCGGCTCCGGGAAATACGTGGCCAGCAGGCAGAGGGCGATTGAGC
This DNA window, taken from Pseudomonas alcaligenes, encodes the following:
- a CDS encoding DUF805 domain-containing protein → MKAKDILFLLTLEPLVSSGRIGRMKYLLLTIWSYCSIALCLLATYFPEPTDRYVMNVLGAIALFYIFASGLCLGIRRLHDMGTSGVLVVLVGVIWPLLLLWPGQPRDNRYGPRLSPATA